The window CCGATCCTGAGATTAAAGCTAGGTATGATGCTAGGCAGAAGGCTTTGAAATGGATTCTTGTTTGCTGCTTCGGTTATCTTAGCTACCGGAACGCGAAGTTCGGTCGAATAGACTCACACATAGCGGTCTGCGCCTACGCCCGAAGAACTCTGCTTGACGCTTCTAAAGTGGCTGAGCGGAGAGGATTCCAAGTTATCCATGGCATTGTTGATTCTCTATGGCTTCAGAAGCCTAAGGCTACTGCAGAGGATTATCTTGATCTCTGTCGAGAGATTGAGCAGGAGACCGGTTTTCCAATATCTTTCGAGGGCGTATATCGGTGGATCGCTTTCCTACCCTCAAGGATGCATAGTGATGTGCCGGTGCTGAATCGGTACTTCGGTGTCTTTGAAAACGGTAAGGTGAAAGCGAGAGGGATTGAGTGTAGGCGGCGCGACACCCCGCGAATAGTATCTAAATGTCAAGAGGAGATGCTAGCTGGTCTGAGCGAGGCTGTTGACGCGGGGTCGGTGTCATCAGAGATTCCCCGGGCCTTAGGCGTGTTAAAACGGTATTCGGATAGTCTTCGTGGGCGTGAGGTTTCTATCAGTGATCTGTTCGTAGCCAAGAACCTTTCGAAGAACCCCGCGGATTACGCTGCCGATATTGTTCAGTCGCTTGCGGCCAAGCAGCTGGCGGAGAATGGGCTGCATCTCTCTGCAGGTCAGAAGGTCCAGTACGTGGTGACGAATTACAAAGGTAACTCTCAGCGGCGGTGCGTGGCCGCTCAGCTTGCTGATTCCGGCGTAAAATATGATGTTGAAAGGTATCTGGATTTCCTAGTTTCAGCCTCTGTCACCCTCTTGTCTTCATTCGGCTACGATGAAGCAAAGGTTAGGCTCTTCTCAAAAGTAGGAAACGATGCGGGTTCTGTTGCTTCTTCTTTAGTTTAGTGATTGGTTGGTTGGTTGGTTGGTTGTTGAAAGATTTTACTCCGGATGTACCTTTGCAGTTAAGATGAGCGAGAAGATCTGAGCGAATCATTCTGTTTGATGCGGTCGTGTCAAGTGAAGTAGGCTGTTCGTAGGTGTTTAATTGAAGAGGCGGTTGGCTATTGTTTTGGGGTTACGCCTAACAACGCATGCAGGACTGGCTGAGGCATTTCTAGGAGCTGGAAATCGTGGTACTGGAGGTAATTGACGCGTGTATTCATGGACTCGATTTCCTGGAATACGCTTTGGATATCCGATATCTGGCCTTCCTGTAAGCGTTTCTGCAACAGTTCCAAGGCGTTTTTGAAGCCTGCTTTGTAGAGCGACACAGGACCCCTTGTAATCGGGAATACTAAATAGGATTGTTTGTCAAAAATGTGACAATCACTGCAGTCATATTTCTATTAATTGAGATTTTTTATCTGTAATTGAGACAAATTGGCCTGAGTGAAACCGTCGGGAATGAGCTGGATGGACTCTACCTTCGCAGTCTTGAATAAAATATAAAAGAGTCCACCGTCTAGACCAGAAACTGACTCTAGATGCCGGATTCTTCGGATAATTATGTGGTTGTCAGGAAGCAGATGCTCGGTGATTTCGCCCAGTCTATGAACGAGATATTCGGCCGCGAAGGAGGCACCATATTCTTCCTTGTCGGGGAAAAGTCTGGTAGAAGATCGGCTCAGAGGAGGCTGAAGGAAAGCGATGGTAGTCACGAGCAGGCGCTTCATCGTCTAGAATCACTTAAACGTGAGCAGCACTGGGGAAGTATCATGTTCTCCGGGCTCGACTTGGAACGAAAGACAGGAAAAATTAGTCTCAAAAACTGTTTCGACACCTCCTTCAAAAGCAGCGTCGGCCAATGCTATTTCATGAGAGGCTTCCTCACAGGTTTCTTGACAGAACTGTTCCAAGAAAATATTACCGTGTCCAACTCATCATACGACAAGCCGTGTAACGGCGACTGCATACAGTTATTCCAGACGTCAAACACCAATGAAGCGTAGCTCAGGCTTGATGAACTAAAGAATGTTCTAGATTGCTCTGAGGTTTTTTGCGGTTGCCGGCAATTGAAGCCGGATGGCGTTGGTGGTTTTGATCAGGTTTCGGGGGATTGTGTTCATCGTATTTGTGAAAAATACCTAAGAGCAAGTGGAAATGTGCCTGTGGGGTATGCGGAAGAAGCAAGCTGCGCTTATGGCGATAGTAGGCGGTATTGCTGTCTTAGGCATAAAACTCTTGGCGTATTTTGTTTCGAATTCTGTCGCATTGCTCTCTGATGCCTTGGAGTCTATTGTCAACATAGCGGCTTCAGGGTTGATGTTGTTCTCGGTGTATATTTCGGAGAGACCTGCTGACGATAGTCACAACTATGGTCACCAGAAGATAGAGGAGATATCGAGAATGATGGAGGGTCTCTTCATAGTTGCAGCGGCGATCCTCATTATTTATGCTGCAGCGGGACGTTTATTCGCATCCGCTGAACTGTTTGAGTTAAACCTCGCTATCGGGATATCGATGCTGGCAACAGCCCTGAACGCGGGAATCTCATGGTTCTTGAGACGTACCGCTCGGGAAAGCGGGTCCGCGGCGCTTGAAGGTGACGCGAAGCATCTACTATCGGACGTAATCTCGTCTGCCGGAATATGGGTTGGTCTCTTCATCGTTCAGTTAACTGGCTGGCATTACATGGATTCTATTCTCGCCTTCGTAGTCGCAGCCCTAATCGCCAAAATGGGGGCTGGGCTGGTGCTCAAGTCTTCGCAGCAACTCATGGACAGCTCATGCAAGGAAGAGGAGCGGAAGATGCGCGAGATATTTCTCCTTCACAAGTTCCAGTTCATAGATTTCCATGACGTGAAAACTCATCGAAACGGTAACCAAGTCTTCGCCGACCTACATCTATCAGTTGACGGCTCTCTCAGTGTCAAAGAAGCCCATGATCTCACCGATCATCTGGAAACGGAGTTGAAAGAAGCGTTGCCAAACATGCGCTTAACAATCCACGTAGAACCAAAGACATGAAGCGACGCCACGCCAACCTCTGTTTTCATCTGAGTATTGCATCTGTGTAGGCTCGATCACTCTGCGTGATCACCCGGTGATGGAGCCATTAAGAATTATTGAAGCTGTATGTGATTGATGGTCTGCTGCCGCCTACCCGCATGCTGTAGTATGTGTTGTTGCTGTAGATGGTTGTGCTGTTTGAGTTTTTGACTTGGACGTTTTGTATTCCTGATGAGTAAAGGTTTTGCTGGAATGTGATTGTGTTTGTGCCGTTCACTACGTATTTGGAGATATCGAGCGCGATGTTGATGAATACCTTGGCGTTCTGGGGAGAGTAGCTGGCTGGCAGGGTTGCTACTGTTTGGTTGTTAACGAGTATTGAGACCTCTCCCCTATTGTTGTAGTCGTAACCTTGGAAGGATAGGGTATACCTTTTGCTAGGTGGTGAGGATATTATTTTGTCGTAGATTCCTGTTACCGTAGTTGTTGATCCTGCGGTAACTGAGACCGTGATGCTGAGTGGTGCGGTGTAGCCGGACACTTCACCGAACGATACGTTGTGGTCGCCAGATGCTATATATCTGTTCACAGGAGCTGCACCCCAAGATATGCCGTCTACAAAGATATCTCCGTTCACAGGAGCAGTATTAATCGAAAGTGTGTTGTTGATAGTTGGAGGGGGTGGAGTATTACTTAGGGCGCTGAACTTGTATGTGACCGACTCTATTACACCAATCGACAGGCTGTAGAACGTGCTGTTACTGTAAATGATTGACGTAGCATTCCTTACTTGGATATTCCTCATTCCTGTTGAGTAGAGGTTCTCGCGGAAAGTAATGTTGTTCTCACCGCGCACAACATATTGAGATATGTTTAGTGTGTAGTTGATAAAGACCTGAGAGTTTTGAGGTGAGTAGCTGAAAGGAAGCGTCGCAGCAATCTGGCTATTTACTAGTATTGAGACCTCTCCCCTATTGTTGTAGTCGTAGCCTTGGAAGGAGAGCGTGTAAGACGGATTAGAAGGGGCCGCGGTTCCGTTTTTGTTGAATGTCCATGCTGTGTGCAGCGGTACTCCATTAATGTCGTACACCTGTACTGTTACTGTAGTTCCTGACACATCTACTGCTGCGAAACCGTAGGCGCTGTTGCACCAGTCCACTCTGGTCGTACAGTATTGCATAGATGCTCCTGCGCTACCCATGATGAACTCCTCATACTCACGGTTACTGTTGACGCCAGAAATTTTGCTACCATCAATGTGCGCATAGGCCATTAGATGCTCATGGCCGTGTAATATCGCCGCAATAGATGGATGCGCATTCGTTATGTTGGTCCATCGAGCTGGTGAAGCCGGTATCGGAGAGGCGTCGGAGACAACGTAGACTGGCGCATGCCACGCGATGAATGTGAGTGCACAGCCCTTGCCGCCGCATCCACTCGTCTCTGCGGTGGTAAGATCTGCATCTAACCAGTTGAGCTGATCATCGCTTGGTCTTGTTGAGCTAAGGTCATCTACGACAGCCATCCCGACGAAGTGACTGTTGCCATAATCGAATGAGAAGTCTAGGCTTTCTTGTCCTGAACGGTTGGTGTATCTTGTTCCACCGAATGAGGTTACTATTGTGCCGATGTTGAAGCTACTCTGCCATAACGCGTTGACACCAACATCACGGTTACCCATTACAGGTATAGTCTTTGAGAGCAAGTTGCTGTTCACTACGCTCTTCCAGACTGAGGGACAGTTACTCTGACTAAAGTCGTAGCACAGATCTCCGGTGAAGAGATGGAATGCAGGGTTGAAGCTGTTGGCCGTATTTGTGATACGAGAGAACACTGCTGTGTTTACAGGTGTAGTCGTATCATTACCTCGACTATCGCCCATTACAACAAACCTGAACGATGTAGATGTAGTGACTGTAGTCGTTATCGTTGACGTTGTCGTAGTGGTGGTTGTAGTGGTTGTAGTTGTGGTTGTTGATCCGGTGTTGAATTTGTATGTGGTTGATTCTCTACCGCCGATCCTTAAGCTGTAGTATGTGTTGTTGCTGTAGATGGTTGTGCTGTTTGAGTTTTTGACTTGGACGTTTTGTATTCCTGATGAGTAAAGGTTTTGCTGGAATGTGATTGTGTTTGTGCCGTTCACTACGTATTTGGAGATATCGAGCGCGATGTTGATGAATACCTTGGCGTTCTGGGGAGAGTAGCTGGCTGGCAGGGTTGCTACTGTTTGGTTGTTAACGAGTATTGAGACCTCTCCCTTATTGTTGTAGTCGTAGCCTTGCCATGATAAGGAGTAGGTTGTGTTCGCGGTAGTTGTACTAGTTGTCGTTGTTGTGACGGTGGTCGTAGTGGTTGTCGTAGTAGTGGTTGTGGTTGTTGTGGTTGTTGATCCAGTGTTGAATTTGTATGTGGTTGATTCTCTACCGCCGATCCTTAAGCTGTAGTATGTGTTGTTGCTGTAGATTACTTGATTGTTAGGTCCGGTGATCCGAATGTTCCTTACACCTGAAGAGTAGATGTTCTGTCTGAAGGTAATGTTATTTGCGCCAAGTATAACATATTGCGATATATCTAGCGTGTAGTTGACGAAGATCTTCGTATTCTGCGGAGAGTAGATTGTCGGAAGTGTAGCTACAACTTGGTTGTTGACCAACACAGACACTTCTCCCTTATTGTTGTAATCGTAGCCTTGCCATGATAAGGAGTAGGTTGTGTTCGCGGTAGTTGTACTAGTTGTCGTTGTTGTCGTCGTAGTGGTGGTTGTATTGCTGATGAGTTTCGTAGAGGAAGTGTTGGTTGAGGTTTTGGTAGCAGTAGTGTTGCTAGTAATGGTTGTTGTTGTCGTTGAGTTAGTTGGATTATTGGTGGTTGTGTTGGATACTGCCATTTTGTGTATTGAGCTTGTTGTTATGGGTGGTGGTGTTGAGTAAATTACGTTGATTGGATCTGCGTAGGCGGTGAAGAGGAATAGAGATACGAGACCAATCATAGATAAAAGAATTATTGCTTTACCGGTTCGATGGTACTCGTCATTTATATTGAAACTTTCAAGCGTCAAATCAGATCAAGTTATCTAGTAAAAGATAAGCAAGTATTATTGCACTAAGTGTACTAATTAACACAACCTAACACATGTTAATGTTTTTGATATTATTTCGCCAATATATTCGATGTAATGGCGGGACAAGTGTTCGATAATATTAGGTTAAACGAAAGCAACGCGTCACGAATTTTGTTCGTAAAACCCGGTTCTGAACGAAACTAGCCTGCTCACCGTTTTCTCCCTTATTCACTTGCTTCAAATTCGTCTCTCATCTTGATTTGTCTTCTTTTTTGGTTGTAGCTTAGCGAGTAGTTGTGTGTTGTGTCTTGTTGAAAGGAGCGTTTGTTATCGTACCTTTTCCCTTCACCAATCTAGCTTCGGCTATACTTCCACGGCTTCGTATCTGTTTAGTAAAGCCATCTCTCACTTGCGCTTTCGGGTTTCACTCGAATTCAGAGCGTTTTTTCTCAGACTGTTTGATGACATATTGAATAACAAAGACAGTTACTTCCCTGTGATGCGGCACCCACGTTGTTTGTTTTGGGTTCTTAACCTAACTAATGCGTCAAAAGTGCGAGCAGGAATGATTACGCTTATATCTACAGGTATTCTTATGCGTAATTGGAAATGGGCGCAGTCGGGTCAGAGATCAAGAAGATGAAGCGGGAGCTTAAAGATCTTCAGAAGAAGGTAGACGCAATGATTGATGAAAGGCAGTCAATTGAGGCTATGATGACTAGTGAGCGCTCTTTGAGTGAGTTTTTCTCGGATGAGCCTGCGATATATTCAGAAAAGGATTTGAAGGTTAAGTATCGTTGAAGGGAAAGTTCGTTCTCATACCTTTTCCCTTTACCAATTTGGCTTCGGCGAAGCTCCGACCAGCCCTTGTGCTATATGAAGGCAAAGATGATGTAATTGTCTTGTTTGTTTCTTCTAAGGTGCCCCAAGAACCAGCTCGCTATGAAGTAGTCATTGAACAGCACCACCCAGAATACACACTTACGGGTCTCAAGGTTTCATCGGTCGTGAGGATAGATAAAGTTGCTACGGTGCTAAAAAGTCTAATCGTAGGCGAGATCGGCGAACTAGGGCCATCCTTTAAGGATGAAGTCAACCTCCGGTTAGGGGAACTGTTTAAGTTCTAATTAGTATGGCTGTACAATTATGTGGAATCCTACACAGGCCGAACTTGAAATCGAAAGGAGGATGGTGCCAAAGCAGCTACCGAAAGTTATGTATCTATACGCGGTTGATTTGGATCACTTTGTTATTTCTGCTAAAAAAAGTTGATGCGATGGCTGGTAAGGCTCTGGTGAAGGCGGAGGTACAGGTTCTTTCTAAAGAGGGTAGATTTGTGCTAAAGATACCTAGACAACTCTTTGAGTTCTACCGTCTTGAGGAAAATGATTACACTGTAATGGCTTCTGAAAAAGAACCCACAAGCATTATTGTGACCGTTTAGACCCTTTTTCTTATTTATCTGCTTCTTTGAATTCGTCTCTCATCTTGATTTGTCTTCGTTTTCGATTTTAGATGAGTGAGTAGTTGTGGGTTGTATCTCTTTAGGCTTTGAGAACGGTTACCTGCTTAAGCAGAGATCTTGTATCTACGGTTCTGCCGTAGAAGAATAACGCTTCTCGGTCACCCAGAACTTCTTGTAGGGTTTCGACTACCAGTTCGGTCAGACCTAGTTTCGAAATAAGTTTCTTCATCTGCTTATAGTCTACTTGTTCGGGGAGCATCGATCCTATTCTTTCTTCAGGATCTAGCAGCGCAATGATGTCAGAGCCATCCTTGACCACCTTAGCTTTCAGCCACTCAAGCCTCTGTGGGTTCATTGTTGCGCCTTTGGTCCTGATATCATACGACCTGTCTCGCCTAGCCTTCACCTTGAAAAGCGTCAGGAGAGCCTTACTTGGCACGTAGCAGACGGAGTCCGTATCCAGCTTGACCTCCTTCTTGTAGCCCTCATCTTCGCACAACAGGTATGGAATCTTTTTAGAATTGTCTTCGTGAAACTCACTTGCAGTAGCATATTCGTAGCTGCAGGCATCGATCTCCATATCACCTATTTTCTCGCCTGTCTTGGAAGTAATTGGCTTGCTTGCCGTTACTGTTGTTCCGGTAATATCATGTTGGATATCATAGCCATGGGATCGCTCGTAGCCCTCAATTATCTCATCAAAGCTGCCTCTGTAGCTCCGCCCGACTACGTCTATATCGACTGAACCATAGTACGGGTTGTAGAAGTAGACCGCCCACCCTCCTATTATGACAGGTGTACCAAAGTGGCGGTAGTATCGCAGGAAGCTGACAAGTTCCACGTACGAAGCTACTACCAGTTCCGAGCCCTTGGGTAATTCGTTTGTCATGTCTCTTCTCTATCCTATGATTTCAGCTTAGACGACCTTGATGGCTTCCCTGTCAGCGTCTAACTGTGAATGATGAGGAGAGATCAGTAGTAGCTGCATAGAGCTTCATAGCACCGTCTCTGCCGGCGGCGCCGCCGCAGAAGAGGTCAATCACAGCCTGCACTGGTTCGGCTATGTTAAACCCTTTTACTTGTCTTGCGTTCCGAAGTATCCCCACTGAATCGGGTCTAAGTATCTGGACAGTTACATCGCCTCGTCCCTCAGGGATCTGATGCGCGAGTTCGAGCGGTTTATCTGAGTAGACATGAAC is drawn from Nitrososphaerota archaeon and contains these coding sequences:
- a CDS encoding metallophosphoesterase codes for the protein MTLESFNINDEYHRTGKAIILLSMIGLVSLFLFTAYADPINVIYSTPPPITTSSIHKMAVSNTTTNNPTNSTTTTTITSNTTATKTSTNTSSTKLISNTTTTTTTTTTTSTTTANTTYSLSWQGYDYNNKGEVSVLVNNQVVATLPTIYSPQNTKIFVNYTLDISQYVILGANNITFRQNIYSSGVRNIRITGPNNQVIYSNNTYYSLRIGGRESTTYKFNTGSTTTTTTTTTTTTTTTTVTTTTTSTTTANTTYSLSWQGYDYNNKGEVSILVNNQTVATLPASYSPQNAKVFINIALDISKYVVNGTNTITFQQNLYSSGIQNVQVKNSNSTTIYSNNTYYSLRIGGRESTTYKFNTGSTTTTTTTTTTTTTTSTITTTVTTSTSFRFVVMGDSRGNDTTTPVNTAVFSRITNTANSFNPAFHLFTGDLCYDFSQSNCPSVWKSVVNSNLLSKTIPVMGNRDVGVNALWQSSFNIGTIVTSFGGTRYTNRSGQESLDFSFDYGNSHFVGMAVVDDLSSTRPSDDQLNWLDADLTTAETSGCGGKGCALTFIAWHAPVYVVSDASPIPASPARWTNITNAHPSIAAILHGHEHLMAYAHIDGSKISGVNSNREYEEFIMGSAGASMQYCTTRVDWCNSAYGFAAVDVSGTTVTVQVYDINGVPLHTAWTFNKNGTAAPSNPSYTLSFQGYDYNNRGEVSILVNSQIAATLPFSYSPQNSQVFINYTLNISQYVVRGENNITFRENLYSTGMRNIQVRNATSIIYSNSTFYSLSIGVIESVTYKFSALSNTPPPPTINNTLSINTAPVNGDIFVDGISWGAAPVNRYIASGDHNVSFGEVSGYTAPLSITVSVTAGSTTTVTGIYDKIISSPPSKRYTLSFQGYDYNNRGEVSILVNNQTVATLPASYSPQNAKVFINIALDISKYVVNGTNTITFQQNLYSSGIQNVQVKNSNSTTIYSNNTYYSMRVGGSRPSITYSFNNS
- a CDS encoding type II toxin-antitoxin system PemK/MazF family toxin; amino-acid sequence: MKGKFVLIPFPFTNLASAKLRPALVLYEGKDDVIVLFVSSKVPQEPARYEVVIEQHHPEYTLTGLKVSSVVRIDKVATVLKSLIVGEIGELGPSFKDEVNLRLGELFKF
- a CDS encoding cation diffusion facilitator family transporter — translated: MRKKQAALMAIVGGIAVLGIKLLAYFVSNSVALLSDALESIVNIAASGLMLFSVYISERPADDSHNYGHQKIEEISRMMEGLFIVAAAILIIYAAAGRLFASAELFELNLAIGISMLATALNAGISWFLRRTARESGSAALEGDAKHLLSDVISSAGIWVGLFIVQLTGWHYMDSILAFVVAALIAKMGAGLVLKSSQQLMDSSCKEEERKMREIFLLHKFQFIDFHDVKTHRNGNQVFADLHLSVDGSLSVKEAHDLTDHLETELKEALPNMRLTIHVEPKT